The sequence below is a genomic window from Coffea arabica cultivar ET-39 chromosome 4c, Coffea Arabica ET-39 HiFi, whole genome shotgun sequence.
aaaaaaaaaaaaaacccgtaCACTCGTTCGCTTCTCTGAAAATATGCTTAATAGTAATTGAGTGGAaggtagggctgcaaacgaatcgaatcgctcgcgagcggctcgagtcgagctcaatattaatcgagctcgagtcgagctcgagctcagaatattaagctcgttagctcgcgagcgagattgctcgaactcgagctcagaatattaagcttgttagctcgcgagccggctcgcgagcttgagtatatatatatatatatttttttttatttaataataaaattacgtatattatatatattttttttattttttattttcatagtgaaattacgtatatatccttaatattttattatttattcagaaaaaaatattattttatttattttttttaaaaataaaatattttttttaaatttttttgagctcggctcgacttgattcgagtcgagctcgagctcgaaaattgccagctcatcgaactcgagctcgaactcgagtttggtaaaatttagtcgagactcggctcgattagctcaaagctcgactcgactcgactcgtttgcagccctagtggAAGGTGATGATCCTGCAATCACAGACAATTGACGCAAAAAGATGCATTAGATCATTTTTACTATTAACTAAATCCACTATAATTTTTTGCATCCATTTCAACTCGTAGATTTGTGATATTAAGATCATTTGCTAAACTATGACCATCTCTTAGTGCCCAAAACCCAGCTATGACGTTGGAGGCTCTGCCAACATTCCTGTAGAACCCTCCAACCCATTCTCCATCATGGTTGCGAATGATGCCATCAGCCCCCTGCTGGAACTGGATTACCAGTGAAAGATCCATAtgtatttattttgaaaattcttggAGGGGGAGGAATCCATCCCACCAAATTTTGCTCTTTAACTTTAATTCCAACAGTTCTAGGTCCCGAGTGAAGGTATTTGACTGCACTAGCAATTGCTTTCGAGATTGGGTGGGTATCATATTAGTGGTCATCAAACAAACTCTGATTTCTATGGTTCCAAAGCGTCCAACAGGAAAGGCAACTAAAGTATCCCAAAGAATTCTAAATAAGGGAGAGATGCCACTCAAACCCCAAAGAATCATTGAGGAGACCCAGAAACTAAACTCCTTAGAGGCCCCAAAGAAGTCCAATCTTCCAGCCGAATCCATTATTGATGGCCCATCGCACTCCTTAATTATAAAGGTCTACTCCAATTACAAGACTCTCCTGGTTCATGGATCCTTTGATGTGGTTAAGGATCACTCTTTTGTTATGTCCGGTGGTTAAGGAATCCACGTACTTAATGATTCAGAATTTTAACCCcaggtttttctttctcttgcatAATTCTTCAGCACAACCCAACCGTTGCTATTGCATCCACATCAACAGTCTTCCTAATACCAAGCCCACCAAGAGTTTCGGGAGTTGTAACGGTCTCCCAATTTACCAAATAGACCTTGGAGCGTGTATATCATAAGAGGAAGGGTCTCTCAAACAGATTGATTAGATATGGTTTGACTTGGAGCGCTGCTGAAAGTTTCAAAGCAGGACCAGCAACAGTACATGCCCGTGTGTGGGGGGCAGCGGATAGAAATTGTGTACATGGAGAGTCAGTCCGGGCAACACCACCACAACCACAACCGACAAAGGAGACAAATCAGAGGGGGGAGATGCGGACCATCCAATAGCAAGTCATTTTGAGGAATCTAAGACGCCAAATGATCCGAGCTATGTTCATCTCAGGTGATCGTTCAAACTAGTTCttgttatatatatactagCCAGTACTCTGCCGTCTCCATCGTTTTACTTTGCCTCCATCATCTGTGTCGCACGTTCCTCTTATATCTCATATTTGTATTCACAGATTTCCTTAGGttcttgaatatatatatatacatatatatatatatatatatatatatatatatatatatatatactagatTATTGTTAGAATTTCAAATCAACTTGTGTTTAAGGATAGgttaaaataaaatgctaagaaATAACTGGTAGAACTATCCTACAAATGGGATAATATATTCGTGTTTAAGGTTAGAAAATATGTATTTATTGAATCATTTTTTCATgttcaaaaggaaaaagttgGGCCTACTGTAAAAGTTAAAAAACTATAATCCATTTCttaaattacattttttttatgaagaaagtttatcctttcaccaaaaaaaaaaatgttgtgaCCATGAATTTGCCCCAACAAGATTCTGATATGCTGTTGTTAGGAGACAATTCATGGACCCCTTTTATAATAACACAGTACTGCAACTTTTCATTAGTACAAAAAATAATGCACTGACTGGTTATATCTTTCATCAAAACAGTGAACTACTTCGAAACCGAAAGAAAACTTTTCAAGTCATTGCCGAAGCCGCcaaagaaaactaagaaaaagaatgaaagctaagaagaagaagaaagctaagagaaaacaaaggaaattgCTGACCGCCAACTGCCCACGGACCAGCAGGAATTGCTCATTGCCACAATCGTCCGCGTGAAATTCTAGCAGAACCATTGCCACCAAATGGCAAAAGACCAAAATGCCCCTCAAAGTCACAACAATCACAGTATAACTGGCCCATTGTCCACTGTTCATAAGCGATTCATACTTTACCTAtataagatatatatatatatatatcttatatatatatatatatatatatatatattttttttttttttgtgcctgGAGGGACATCCTAAAATCACCAGACTAATTACTCCAAAGTGACAGAGCTCGTCTCATAGATGCCCAACAAGAATATACGTTGACATCACTCATTTATGATGTAGGCCCTCCCTTTTCTCTACAGCAAAACATGTACAGACATTTAATTTGTGctaaattcttcatttttttcaaatatgtACTAAAGCATACCATTAAGCGGCAGAAACAAACTAAAATTAAGCTGCATCTTTCCTGATATTTTCTTACGAAAGTAAGAAGTTCGGCAAATAAACCTAGATCCCCGAGCAATCTTAAAAAACCAGTAACTTCTAGGAATTTTCATGTTTGTGGGTCCTCATGTTTACGGCAGGTGTACTCATCAAGAAAATTGACCTATCCTGACCTCATTTTCAAACTGCAGCCAAAAACGAATTgaacaaaggaaaaagaaaaataaaaaaaagagaaaaatctacaacaacaaaaaaagccGTTTGTTAGTTTCATAACCTTATAGCAACGgcttggattgtaaattatttcactttataGAGACGtaattatttcacttttataGAGATGTAAACTATTTCACCTtatgacaatccaaacacactcattaatgtTGAGTGAAATATTGCTCTGCTGTTCGAAAGTCCAAAGAGCTAGGAATTTCTCATAGAGACGTGTCtgtatcaaaatttttttcttttttgttgagggaaaaaaaaagccaGGTCCTTGCGTTTGAAGAACAAGTAATATCGTTATTTATCTGCTATTATCTGCTTGTTTTTGCTGTAAAATTCACAAAGCCAAACAATAATCTCGACCTATACATATTGAAGTAGAGGCAAACCAAATCTCTCAACGTTGACTGAATCAATACAGAATTACAAACTAATGCAAGACTCTTCTCATCTTCATGAGACCATATGCTAAGCACAACTATATATTGTCCTACCCAAACTTTGCTAACCCTAAATAGGCATTGCGTTGGacatgaaaattattttttcatgaacacattttttaatcatctttttacttCATATACATCAAACTACTACAATATATTCTTCtacaaaaacttctaaaaataacaatccaaacgaCTTAAATCTCACACCGCTGACTGAATGAGCGGAGAATTACAAACTAATGCAAGACTCTTCTCATCTTCACGAGACCATACGCTAAGCACAACTATATAGTATATATTGCTCTACCCAAACTTTGCTAAACCTAAAAGGGCATTGAGCTGGACATGGAAATTGCCTTGCGGAGATTCTTCAAGGCTTTTTCATAGCGTACAAATCCCATAAACCAGAACTCGAAATTGTCGTCGGTAACTATTTCTATGTACTTCTTTGCCGGCTTATCCACGTTCGCACTTTCATTGGCCTTTTTGATCTTTCTCACGGGGATTGAAACCTGTAAAGGCAAGCATATCAGTAATTAATGAAGAGTTGTTGACATTGAGGGTTTCACGACTCGACTGAAGAAATTAACAGTGGCGTGAAGGGACTAAATAGAAACTTTGACATAAATTTAAGTACTGATGAAAAGGTGATTTTGCCCACTTTTCACTTTCTAGAATCACTACACCATTTTATCAGGTCcaagctatatatatatatatatatcattccACAGTTAAAATTCAACAATCCAAGTGGTTGTCACCTGTTCTTTAGGGTCTAGCCAACGCCCGGGCCAGgtgtctgtttggattgtaagttatttgggattatttgagatatttttactgtaacattttttgtgatgtgatgtatgtgagataaaaagatattggaaagataaaaaggtgtattggaaattgtaaagatgatgtaagtaaataaaattggaaaaatatgaagcaatccaaacaaatccaaTTGTCGGCTTTCAAGGGCAGGCAGAAATTTCAGGTTCGGAAGAAATTGCCAGGGAACAAGAGCGACAACTgacaagaaagaaatgaataaaaaatcgGAGAGACAGAgactactctctctctctttttcaacTCACCTGTTTATATTTTTCAACTCACctgtttatatttttaattatctttttatctcatatatatcacatcacaaaaaatgctacagtaattatttcaaataatactctatcttTATTCTTCTTCAAAATGGTGCATTTTAAAGCTTTTAACTTTTAACCATCGATTTAAAAGCAAAATGAGAAGTTGGCAGTtgaagttcatccaatagtagAAGGGCACTTTATGAGATTAGGTATGAATTATATACAACTACTCATCTCTCAATTACATGTGTTTGAATTAcgtattattttcattttatttataaacACTAAGTTATTTACATcatcaacatattttttaattatatttttatttcatatgcatcacataaaaaaaatactacttcacaaaattatctcaaataatttactgtCCCAAAAACATCACGCTCGTAGTAGATCAACTACTCATTGCCAATAACTAATTGCTCAAAGGAACAACCAAtacaataccaaaaaaaaaaacacacacacacacacacacacccaaaaaaaagggaTTTCCGGCATATGCTAGTTTTCTTTCTGTATAATTAGCAGAAATGAATTGAAATAatctccattttcttccttAAAGAAATcaattcatatttaaaaaaaaaaacttaatacTCCAATATAAAAACATCCATCAGTTTACGATAAATTATgtaattcttcttcttcttttttcttttttttttttttgagagttAGCTGATCGAGAGAGAGGTGCTGTGGTAGATTATTTTCATAACTGTGGTACAACAATCTATTTGTTTAGAcgtagtataattaataattaccTTGTATGGTGTTCTAACAACACCTCCGGGAGAGGCCGATAAGGTAACTGGTCTTTCACTGCAGAAAGCGACCTTTTCGGTGGAAATAAAGAGGATTCCAGCAATCGGACCAGCGGTTGTTGACAAATAGCATTGCGAAGCTTTTAGCAGCTCCTCCCCGTCACTTACGCTAAATATTTGCCTGAATATATTCTCTCGCCCCCCTTTTCGAATTATTTTGGCCCCCAAACTCAACTTCCCCTTCACTGTTTCAGAAAATTTAGGCCCCAGTTTCACTGCAAATTCACAATAACAACCAAATTTATTGCTTAGAAGACGCGTTTGAAATTTTTCAAGAACTAAATATTCCCCCTGCAACAAGCAGAGAGCAACTGCATAACGAAAATTCTCAATTACATACTAGCACAAAAACATTAACAATGATAACGTACCATGCTCACGAATTCTGTAAACATAACTGTTGGCCTTCCTCtctaattttttcttcttcttttgaacCACCACCTTGGAATCATCTCCCTTGTCTTCTGCAGTtaaaattcaaccaaatcaatcactaaaatctttccaaaaagcAGAAATTAAATCTCCTGAAATTCATTAAACTTACCGGTCTTGAAGATCGGGGAAAGAGGATCAGCAGAGGAGGAGGGACTCTGGCATGAGGTAGTAGGTTCAGAAAATGAAGTGGGCCTCTCACTTTCAGGAGTTGCAGTTCCATAAGAACCCATCTGAAAGAAATGATCTTGATGATGATCAAAttcttgatgatgatgatgatgatgatgatcgtTCTTCATATTGATTTTTAGCACCTCAACGCGGAATGAATTAATCAGAGTACTAAGTATATTTCCACTGCTTGGACTTGGGAGGAATACGGAGACTATATTAATGACTCTGTCCCGGTGAAAATTAGCTGtagtttgttttgttatactctacTTCTAGTGTCATATGTAAGTAGGAGGAAGAAGGGAGGGAAGGGGGAAGGAAATATCCTTTGTAGTATTATAATGGCGGGTCGGTCATTGGCTGGCAAAGACAGAAGTGCAAGCTAGCGgtatgtttggattgcattttttgtataaaaattattgtaacgatttgatatatgtaaagtaaaaaaaataaataaaaaatatattcatagaagacgtaacaatttttctttggaaaattACTTTCCAAACAAGGCCAATTTGCTAGGATGTGATTCGGCCGTATCTCACTTAAATTTGCATTAAATTATTGATTTATCTAGCGCGCGTGCTTGTAAGGCactcgttaaaatatatttcaagtattatatttttaaaagtataaacttaattaaggaaaataataaaTACAAGAGGGAATAGgtaaaattaaatataaaaagtatataaatataagagaagataataattgttaatatgtgtatatatatgataAATTAGGTGAATGTTAGGTATGTAACGAGCGTCTAAGAGCATCCgttaaaaaaattcttaaattatTGTGCAACATACCAAATTAGTTATTTTATGGttgttcttctttttattttactgATTATTCACTTTTTGCCTTTCTCCTTGTGAAGTCATAGAAAAGAatttattagatttttttttttttttttgaaaacgaTAACTATTGGACGACTTATCTATCCTAGACCAGAGGGGAAGGAGAGTCTAAAGAAATTTTATGTTATGGATTAATAGGTACACAGACCTTACTAAATCACTGGCGTGATTTGACACaattcttgaatatttttttgcTGACCTACGGCCCAAGCGGGGTTTAGCTCAGTGGTGGAGTATTTTTCCTAGAAAAGAATTTACTAGATGATGgtatatttttccattttgtaCTAGTTACCCCGAGGGAGGGAGGGAAGACTGGACGTGTGTCACGGCTGACAGTGGCATATGCTTTCTTGTTCTTTTGTCTttcctttttgttctttttatattGACTATTGCGCATAATGCACGATTGTTGAGTTTAGTATTAAAAAAACAATTCTTTGCCTTCATCTTATATTCTAATTTTATCTTGCATGTACTCTATGGTTTTTGTATCCATTaaataatgaaataaaaatg
It includes:
- the LOC140004348 gene encoding putative GEM-like protein 8 isoform X1 — translated: MKNDHHHHHHHQEFDHHQDHFFQMGSYGTATPESERPTSFSEPTTSCQSPSSSADPLSPIFKTEDKGDDSKVVVQKKKKKLERKANSYVYRIREHVKLGPKFSETVKGKLSLGAKIIRKGGRENIFRQIFSVSDGEELLKASQCYLSTTAGPIAGILFISTEKVAFCSERPVTLSASPGGVVRTPYKVSIPVRKIKKANESANVDKPAKKYIEIVTDDNFEFWFMGFVRYEKALKNLRKAISMSSSMPF
- the LOC140004348 gene encoding putative GEM-like protein 8 isoform X2, encoding MKNDHHHHHHHQEFDHHQDHFFQMGSYGTATPESERPTSFSEPTTSCQSPSSSADPLSPIFKTDKGDDSKVVVQKKKKKLERKANSYVYRIREHVKLGPKFSETVKGKLSLGAKIIRKGGRENIFRQIFSVSDGEELLKASQCYLSTTAGPIAGILFISTEKVAFCSERPVTLSASPGGVVRTPYKVSIPVRKIKKANESANVDKPAKKYIEIVTDDNFEFWFMGFVRYEKALKNLRKAISMSSSMPF